The window CGAACAGACGTTGCCGATGGGGCTGACGATGCCGTCGGACTACTGCTATCACTGCCATCAAGAGACGCTTGAGACACGCGCCAGTCACGCGGATTTTAAGTTTGACTCTTGTGCGACGGCCGGTTGTCACAACTATCACGACAACCGTGCACTCTACGAAAACTTCCTACTGAAGCACGTCGATGAAAACGATTTTCTCGACGAGATGGTCGGGCTGACTCGCGAGCCCATGTCGATTGAATCTGAAACATCTTTGTCGGTAGCGGATGCCGATGCACCCGGCGAATGGTCAGGCACCGCTTTCGATGACTTGGAACTCCTGAATGACTGGGCCAGCACGGCTCACGCCTCGGCCGGTGTGAATTGCAGCGGTTGCCATCTGGAGTCGCCCGGCGCAGAGACGGAGGCTGTTTCCACAGGCGACCAAGCTTGGAACCTTGAAGTGTCCGTGCAGACGTGTGGCGCTTGCCATACGGGACAGATGGAAACGTTTTTTCAAGGTCATCATGGAATGCGTTTGGCGGCGGATCTGCCGCCGATGACACCGGGTGATGCTCGGATCTCAATGCATGCCGATTCATCGCACCGTCAGCTTGAATGCAACGCGTGTCATTCTGGACATCGATTCGACACGGCGTATGCATCCGTCGATGCTTGCTTGAAGTGTCATGCCGACGAACATAGTCAGGCGTTTCTGACGACCAGCCACTATGCCGCATGGCAGAACGAGATTTCCGGGACGGCACCGGCGGGCAGTGGTGTTTCGTGCGCGACTTGTCACATGCCGCGATTGGAAGACGACGACGGAAACGTTTGGGCCAATCACAATCAAAACGACAATCTTCGGCCCAATGAAAAGATGATCCGTGATGTATGCATGCAGTGTCATGGAGTTGGCTTTTCGATTGATGCGTTGGCGGATGAACATCTGATTCAGAACTGCTTCGCCGACGCACCATCTGTACATGTTGAAAGTATTGACCTCGTGAAAGCGAGATTCGAAGAAAGACAACGCAAGAAGGAGGCTCGTTCGAAGAAGAAGTGACTCAAACAATCGATCCGTCAAATGGCGATCGTTGTCGCCTGATTTTCCGCGACGTTCTACTCGGCCGTTTCTTTCGGCCTATTCCAAGGCACGCCCAACCCTAGGACCTTTTTATGTTTTTCAGATTCAAACCCAACGCTTTCCTTTTCAGTCTGCTTTGCCTGCTCATCGCGACCTCCACCGGATGCGGCAGTGGTGCAAACGCTTCGGCAACACCATCGGAGCCAGCCGAACCGGGCATCCCGTACAAGAAGTTTGCCGATGCGGTGCATGCGGTGATGATGGCCGATCGCACGGTTTATGCATCAAAGGTGGTCACGCGGTTGAAAAAGCAAGATGCCCCGGTGACGCCCAGTGAGTACTGGGAGGACGAAGAGCACACGATTCCATTGCCGGCACAAATGTTTCGAATGGGGTCGGAGTTAGTGTTCGACAATCCCGAGGCCGGATTCACTTATGCACTCAAAAGCAAATGGCCTCTCAACGAACAGAACAAACCAAAGAGCGAACTCGAGATCACCGCGTTGGACTTCATCGCTGAGAATCCAACCGAAAACTTCTACGGCGAAGAAGAACTGGGTGGTGAGAAGTACTTCGTCGCCGCCTATGCCGACAAAGCCGTCGCGGAAGCATGTTGGAGTTGCCACAACGATCACCCCAATCGAGGCGATGACTATCCGGAGTTTGTCAAAGACGATGTCATGGGCGGCGTCATTGTTCGAGTGCCCATGAAGTAGCAGTCATTCATCGGCACGGCGCCCATGCCGTGATTGGATGAAACGAACCAGATCATTCTCGTGGGAATCTCGTTCCCAATTCATTTCAAAATCACTGATTCAAAGAGCACACTCGACATGACTCCAGAACAAGTCACTCTCGTCAAAGAAAGTTGGGAAAAGGTCAAGCCGATTTCAGAGCAGGCCGCGGAGCTGTTTTACGGAAGGTTGTTCACGCTCGATCCGAGCCTCCGGTCCTTGTTCAAAGGCGACATGAGCGAACAAGGCAAGAAGCTGATGAGCACGATCACGCTGGCGGTGACTTCACTCGATCGACTCGAAACGATTTTGCCGACCGTTCAAGCATTGGGTCGGAAGCACGCGGTCGAATACGAGGTGCCTGATTCCAGCTATGCAACGGTCGGCGAAGCATTGATTTGGACGCTCGGGCAAGGCCTCGGTGACGACTTTACCGAGGACGTGAAGGAGGCTTGGTTGTTGACCTACACCACACTATCGGGCGCGATGCTGAGCGGCAAATCCACGGCGGCATAAGCCATCTGGCTCCCAACCCAAATCCGACAAGGCCGCGTCACCTGGTGACGCGTTGCTTTGCAGTAGTAGCAAACATGGGATTCGGGCTTCAGACTTTGATCGCTTTTGTATTGTCGCCAATTTCTGGCTTGCTGGTGCAAATTTGGAATCGCTGACTACGCGTTGGCAGCGGATGCCGTGGATGGATCCATGGCTGTCGCCAAAACGGCCGATGCGATTTGAAATGCAATGAATCGTGGCGAATCCCCTGCGATGTGGCACAGTCCCACTTGGGAATCCTTCGAGGGGCTTGCGTTTGGTTGTTATTTCCGAAACCTGAGTCGGAACCAACGCGAAGTGTCTCGGTCAACGGGTGAGCACGATCGTGAATCGATATTGATCGGAACCGGTGGAAACGTCGTTCAAGTTTACGATGACTTGCCCATCCTCGTTTCGTTCCAACGCGACCAAGCCTCGACCTCTCAACTTCTGCAGCTGTGGCATTTGTAGAGAGGTTTCAACCGGCATGAAGCGAGTGACGCCGCTGTTTCGAAAGTAGGGCACATCACCTGGGATCCACGGCTCGTCGTTCAGTTTGACGTTGGAAGGCATCAATCCGTAGTGATGGATCCAACGGATTCCTTCGGCAGTGATTTCCATTCTTGCCGCTCCTTCCAACTCGAGTTCAAAGGTCAGCGATGTTTGCGGTAGGTTGAGTTTTCCGATCTGAGACTGAATTTGCTCACGTTCGGATCCCGGTCTTTTCGGGAGGGCTGCGAGATACCAATGACGAGCACGTTTCTTTGCGCCGGTGGCTTCCGTCCCGGTCAGCGTTTCAGATGCGGCTCGCCAATCGTCCGCCAACTCGAGATGGGCCTCTGTGTCGTCTGACGCAGCGAGGTCTTTTTT of the Rhodopirellula baltica SH 1 genome contains:
- a CDS encoding globin family protein; this encodes MDETNQIILVGISFPIHFKITDSKSTLDMTPEQVTLVKESWEKVKPISEQAAELFYGRLFTLDPSLRSLFKGDMSEQGKKLMSTITLAVTSLDRLETILPTVQALGRKHAVEYEVPDSSYATVGEALIWTLGQGLGDDFTEDVKEAWLLTYTTLSGAMLSGKSTAA
- a CDS encoding Tll0287-like domain-containing protein codes for the protein MFFRFKPNAFLFSLLCLLIATSTGCGSGANASATPSEPAEPGIPYKKFADAVHAVMMADRTVYASKVVTRLKKQDAPVTPSEYWEDEEHTIPLPAQMFRMGSELVFDNPEAGFTYALKSKWPLNEQNKPKSELEITALDFIAENPTENFYGEEELGGEKYFVAAYADKAVAEACWSCHNDHPNRGDDYPEFVKDDVMGGVIVRVPMK
- a CDS encoding cytochrome c3 family protein; its protein translation is MTTAKQLWLSLILVNVLVIGGIAYSAFAPGASTKTMSLPGKTSHGHYQIEMRCDLCHTEGNGLREDACTSCHEEELRLAKDTHPASKFNDPTNAELLSVLDATNCVTCHREHVAEQTLPMGLTMPSDYCYHCHQETLETRASHADFKFDSCATAGCHNYHDNRALYENFLLKHVDENDFLDEMVGLTREPMSIESETSLSVADADAPGEWSGTAFDDLELLNDWASTAHASAGVNCSGCHLESPGAETEAVSTGDQAWNLEVSVQTCGACHTGQMETFFQGHHGMRLAADLPPMTPGDARISMHADSSHRQLECNACHSGHRFDTAYASVDACLKCHADEHSQAFLTTSHYAAWQNEISGTAPAGSGVSCATCHMPRLEDDDGNVWANHNQNDNLRPNEKMIRDVCMQCHGVGFSIDALADEHLIQNCFADAPSVHVESIDLVKARFEERQRKKEARSKKK